The Chryseobacterium indicum genome includes a window with the following:
- a CDS encoding thiamine diphosphokinase: MKDKVLLFINGDPPKSFPNLEEYSLIACTDGAFHYLKNLNFPLEKLDFISGDFDSHSGSDENVYENKFIYTPDQDKTDFQKALEIIAEKDFKKVDVFGGSGGEQDHFLGNLTVAFGFKDQLEIKFYDEFSEYYFIPKQFVITGVKDKMISLYPFPVVENITTKGLNWALTNGNLDITSRIGTRNFAVDNEVSIEYEKGDLLLFVGKNYL, from the coding sequence ATGAAAGATAAAGTACTGCTTTTCATCAACGGAGATCCTCCCAAATCTTTTCCCAACCTTGAAGAATACAGCCTCATTGCCTGTACAGACGGTGCTTTTCACTATCTGAAAAACCTGAATTTCCCTCTGGAGAAGCTGGATTTTATTTCAGGAGATTTCGACTCGCATTCCGGCTCGGACGAAAATGTATATGAAAACAAATTCATATACACGCCCGATCAGGATAAAACGGATTTCCAGAAAGCTTTAGAAATTATAGCAGAAAAAGATTTTAAAAAAGTAGATGTTTTTGGAGGAAGCGGAGGAGAGCAGGATCATTTTCTGGGAAATCTTACCGTGGCTTTTGGATTTAAAGATCAACTCGAGATCAAATTCTATGATGAATTTTCCGAGTATTATTTTATCCCGAAACAATTTGTTATAACAGGAGTGAAAGACAAAATGATTTCTTTGTATCCGTTTCCTGTAGTTGAAAATATTACGACCAAAGGTCTGAACTGGGCTTTAACCAATGGAAATTTAGATATTACTTCCAGAATAGGAACACGAAATTTTGCTGTAGACAATGAAGTTTCCATTGAATACGAAAAAGGAGATTTGCTTTTGTTTGTTGGGAAAAACTATTTGTAG